The following is a genomic window from Sutcliffiella horikoshii.
CTCAACTCGTTCAGCCGTTCCTCCATCATTGCGAGAATTACAGAGGATCTCAACGACCAGGTTTCAAAAGATGTCGCAAGCATTAAAGACAATCGTCAATTGCTTATAAAAGTCATCGAAAACAAAAGCTACACACTTGATGACAAGCGCTACTACTTCGAGGTCGACTTTCTTTATATAGACACAACGATCGAAATGGACTTGTTGATTGTGAAAATGGAATGAGAAGAGGAAGCGTCTGCCATATAGTGCCGTCACTTCCTCTTTTTCGTTCCTACTCCCCTTGCAATTGTGCCCGGGAAGCTTCAATCAGGTCAGCAAGAACATGGTCCGCTTCTTCCCATTTATAGATAGATGCCCCAGACGCCAACGGATGACCTCCACCGTTGTACTTTTTGGCAATTTCATTGACGATGGTCCCTTTCGAACGAAGCCTCACCCTAATCTGATCCGCTTCTTCTATAAAGAATACCCACGCCTTAATGCCTTCAATATTACCAAGCATCCCCACCAACTGCGATGCCTCAGAAGGAAGAGCATTATATCGCTGCAAAATATCAGGTGTAATCTTCATGGAAGCAATCCCATTCTCATGCATAGAGAAATTCTCCAGTACATATCCGCTAAGCTTGGCAATGTGCAATTTGGTGCGGTACAGCTCATCATAAAGATCCGTCATCGAGAAACCGTAGCTCAACAGTTCACTCGCATATTGGAATGTCTTCGTATTTGTGCTTTGGAAAAGAAATCTTCCCGTATCTCCAATGATTCCTGCGAAAATAAGTCGTGCAGCTTCCTTTGTCATGACCCAACCCTGATTTTTCCCGGCAAGGTACAATTCGTATATCATTTCACTCGTCGAACTGGCATCCGTATCCACCCACATCATATCCCCGTATCGGTCCTCATTAGGATGATGGTCGATTTTTATCCACTTAGCCGCCAGCTTGTAGCGCTTATCACAAATCCGATCCGTATTGGCCGTATCACAGACAATCACAAGAGCTCCATCGTAACTGGAGTCCGGTATCTCATCAAGCTTGCTCAAGAAATTTAAAGACTCCTCCGCTTCTCCCACGCGATACACCTTTTTCTCCGGATAACTTTCCTTGATCAGCTCAGCCAATCCGCACTGTGACCCATATGCATCCGGGTCCGGCCTGACATGACGGTGAATGATGACCGTATCATGCGCCTTAATTTCATCTATTATCTGTTGCCTCATCGTATGTAACCCTCTTTCACCTGATTCTTTTCTTTTATTTAATCACAGTTTGCCTTGTTCTCAAAGGAATATCATTTTAGTGGAAAAGTAGAATTTTGTTCACGAACACGTTACAATATAGCTTGTATGCGTATGATAAAATGATAAATATCATGTTTGAAATATAAAGGAGTGTGTCCTTTTGGCTATTTTTGTTTTTCTCATTATCTTTTCATTAATGTTCTACTTGATGTATAAAGTAAAGTACTTCCGCACCCAATTACCTGCCGAAAAGAAATGGCTGAGCGCAAAATCCAGCATCGCTTTAGGAAGTTTCGTTTTCTTTTTTGGCGTAAATTCTCTTATTAACCCACTATCCACGGTTGCCATCGTGGTGGGAATTATTTTGTTACTTGTAGGATTGGGCAGCATCTGGGCCGGCTACAAAGCCTACCGATTCTACCTGCCGTTCGCAATCGAAGAAGCAGAAGCAGTTAAGGAAGCTGAAATGAAAGAGAAGACAGTTACGGATTGAAGATTAGTAGAGAGAGTCGTTCCTTTTGGGGAGCGGCTTTTTTGTTTTGCTTATAATTCGAACTGAGTCAAAAGATATTTGCGGCCTTTGTTTGTCCCCTCGGTTGGGAGGTGCATGGAATTTAAAAGATAGTTTGCTACACTTGGTGAAGGAAGAAGAAGAAAATCTCTTATAATTTTGTTAGTAATAATATTACCAATCAATAACTTGTAGTCCATTAGATTCTCTAAGTGAGCCGTTTTAGAGTACATTCCGCAATTCCTACAAATCCAATTCCCACGTTTCTGTAACATAGGCAGGTATGAGCATTCTGGACAAATAACTCCCTTCCTAAGTTCATGATAATGAATTCCATAGAATCGTAACAAAGAAAATTCATCAGGTGTATGTTTTTTAATAAGCACCTTGGCGAGTTTTCGAAAGTTGGAATTATCTAGTAATGGAGGACGTTTAATATCATCTATAGATTGCAGCTTATTCGGAAGGTTAGTATGGAAGGTGACTTTTCTCATTAGCGATGCGGTTGCTTTGGTTAAGGTGGCGCTCGAGTGAGTAAGAACTACCTGGCTAGCAACCGGTAACGGTGGAAAATTATGTTTATCTAACCACAATGTGAGTTGATATTTTTGCCGCTCAATCTGAGAGAGCGGGTCTCCAAACTTTTCTTTCTCTTCCCCTCTATGCCTAATCAATTGTTTTGTCGTCTCATCAAACTCCAACGTACCAGAAATATACTTCGAGTCTAAAATAAGGCAGTATTCAGGAGTTATTAGAAGTGTGTCCATCTGAAAAAAGCGGTTTAGGGGATCCTCTATACGAAGTCCGTGCAATAATTGGGAGTTTTTATTGGGAAGGAATGTGAGGAAATAATCAAGTGCTTTCTCTCCAATAAATCCGTAATGCAATCTGGCGTGTTCTTTCTCTATAAATCTAAATTGTGGATGCTCCGGAGGTACTCTTCTCATCGCAGCTTCCAATGTTAATAATCTTACGGACTTTTCTCGTGGTTTCTTTATCATTTATTCTCTCCTTTACATGGCTTGTTGGATATAATTCGATAAGGAGGCATGAAATCCTTCAAAAGTATTGGAATTTGCAAAGGGATATTTGGGATATCAAGAAAATTTGAATTTTATCGAGAATTTCAGGGATATATCAAGAATTTTTAAGATATATCAATAATTTTCGGCTTTTATCAAGAAAAAATCACATATATCAAGAAATCGGGAAGTAACGACAAAATTCGCACCCTCCCACCAGCCACCCCCACCAAAAGCCCTTCAACACATCAGCCTTTGCTTTTGACCTTAGTTCCCCCAAGCACCGCCGTACCCCCAACAACCAACACCCCAAAAAACGCCCCCACCCCAAAAGGTGAGAGCGTCTCTCTACAACCAATCCACTACTGTATCAACTGCACCATCATCATCGCCTTGCCGACGACATTGCCTTCGTGGTACACTTCCACGTCCACTTTACCAAACTTGCGGCCGACTTCAAGCACCTTTGGCCGGATCTCGATCGTGCTGTCAATCTGCACAGGCCTAATAAAATAGATCGTAATGTTCTCCACGACCATATCACTCTTTTTCACATTGCGGATCACACGCTTAGCCGCTTCTGTCACGATCGTTGTAAATACGCCATAGGATATCGTTCCGACGGAGTTTGTCATCTGCGGGGTCACTTCACTTTGGTAAGCCTCTTCCCCTTTTGATTCTGTAACATCCATAAATTGATTGGTCACGATGTCATCCAGCGTTTCGCCGACTTGCGGCTGCCTTTGGATCATTTGCAACGCCTTCAATACGTCCTGACGGCTGATGATTCCAAGAAGACGATGATTCGGGTCGACCACCGGCAGCATCTCGATTCCTTCCCATACCATAATATGGGCAGCAGATGCGACCGACGTTTTGCCATTAACAGTGATCGGATTTTTGGTCATCACTTTTTCAATCAAAGTCCCGGAGTCCTTCCCAAGCACGTCCTTGGAAGTGACCACACCCTGCACCTTCAAGTTTTTATCGATGATTGGAAAGCGGCTATGCTTGATTTCTTCATTCACCTTATACCATTCTGCAATGGTATCTTCTGTCGTTAAGTAAGTCGTCGCTTCAATTGGAGTCAAGATGTCTTCCACCAATACGATTTCCTTTTTGATCAACTGGTCATAGATCGCACGGTTGATCAACGTCGCAACAGTGAACGTGTCATAACTGCTCGAGATGATCGGAAGCTTCATTTCATCGGCTAACTTCTTTACCTCTTCGTCCGTGTCAAATCCACCAGTTATCAGCACCGCAGCACCTGCTTCAATGGCAAGCTTATGCGCGTTGTAACGGTTACCAACAATCAACAGATTACCTGCTTCTGTATAGCGCATCATCGCTTCCAGTTTCATCGCACCGATAACAAACTTGTTCAACGTTTTATGAAGGCCTTCTCTGCCGCCTAGAACTTGTCCATCCACAATGTTGACCACTTCGGCAAATGTCAGCTTTTCGATATTTTCTTTCTTTTTCCGCTCAATACGAATAGTACCAACGCGTTCGATGGTACTAACATATCCTTTATTTTCGGCATCTTTGATCGCTCTGTATGCCGTACCTTCACTCACCGTGAGCGCCTTGGCGATTTGTCGTACTGATATTTTTTCTCCAATAGGAAGTTCTTCAATATAATGGAGAATCTGTTCATGCTTTGTCACACTCTTCACCCGTCCACATAGTTATTTGTACCTTTATTATACGGGTGTTAGAGCTTGTATTCAATGTGTTTACTGATATTGACGCAATCGGACCTGTTTGACCTCTGCCAATTTCGCTTTTCGCACCATCCGCTTTCGCTTTGGCAAATACATGATTGCTGCAATATTTCCCCCGACTGCCATTAAGGCAAGCACCAGCCATGCGATTCCAAACCATCCTGCAAGTCCATCTTCTGTCACCGGCAATCGCGGTACGGCGACGTATAACATTGCACCAATACATAATAGCGATAATAAAAGTCTATTCTTCAACACATGACACTCCTTTCAAACTCTATAGCTTGTATCATGTATATTCCGCACAACAAAAAAAAGAAGCAAATCCGCTTCTTTTCTTTGCACAACTCTATAAATCAATAACCTCTCCCACTTCCAGCACTTTCCCGACACCTTCAGGAAGTTTGGAAACGAACTCCTGTGGATTTTGTTCAATGACAGGGAACGTATTAAAGTGGATCGGCACCACAGTGCATGCATTTAACCATTTCGCAGCGAGAACCGCATCATCTGGCCCCATTGTGAAATTATCCCCAATCGGCAGGAAGGCCACATCAATATCATTTAACTCGCCAATCATTTTCATATCAGAAAATAATGCTGTGTCTCCGGCATGGAAAATTGTCTTCCCGTCGATAGTTAGCAAGATTCCACTAGGCATTCCTGTATAGACAATCGTTTTTGTTTCATAGTCCGTATAACTAGAGCCATGAAAAGCTTGCGTCAATTTCACCTTGCCAAAATCAAATTCATGGGCTCCGCCGATATGCATTTCATGAACCTTCACACCTTGCCACCCTAAGTATTCAGCAAGCTCAAATGGCGCAATAACTAATGCGTCATTTTTCAAAGCAAGGTCTACCGTATCCCCAACATGGTCATTGTGACCGTGCGTTAAAAGAATAACATCCACTTTTACATCGTCTGCTTTTAAATCTGTTAAACCATTCCCCGTAATAAACGGATCAAAAAGAATGGTCTTTCCTTTAGCCTCAACTTTTACTACGGAATGTCCATGATAGGAAACTTTCATTTTAACAACCTCTCCTTCTCCAGCTCAAATTCTTCATACCCGTTAATCTTCTCTTTTTTAATCAAAAATCCTTCTAATAAAATTTACACAAGTATGATTCCCTGATACTCTTAATGTAAACGTATTAAACTTCGTAACTAGAAGTATTTTACCCAATAAAGGAGTGGCTGATTTGAAAGAACATCGTCTGCAACAACTAGTAGAATGGCTGAAACAGGAGGACTTGTCCGGTTGTTTCTTAACTTCTACCCCGAACGTTTTCTACATAAGCGGTTTTTACACAGATCCACACGAAAGACTACTAGGACTTCTCGCTTTTCCAAACAGCGAACCTGCGATTGTCTGCCCTAATATGGAAGTCGAACAGGTAAAGAAAACTGGCTGGGCTTACGGAATAGTCGGGTACAATGATACGGATGATCCTTGGCAAAAGGTTCAAGAGTATGTGAAATTACAGGGAATTAAAGTTGAAAAGCTAGCTGTTGAGAAAGAACATATGACTGTCGCTCGTTTACATAAGTTAGAGGAGATCTTCCCGGGCGTAAAACTTGCTGCTGCAGAAGATAAAATGTATCAACTGCGCTTGGTGAAAGATGAAGAGGAAGTTTCCATTTTGAGAGAAGCAGCCAAACTTGCCGATTTCGGAGTGGAAGTTGGGGTGCATCACCTGAAAAAAGGTGTGACAGAGCAGGAGCTTGTTGCAACGATTGAGTATGAGCTTAAGAAGAAAGGCATCAGCCAAATGTCTTTTTCAACGATGGCGCTGACAGGATTAAAGACTGCCGCTCCTCATGGAAAGCCTGGCTTGGATCAAGTGAAAGAAGGCGACCTTGTGTTATTTGACCTTGGGGTTGTCTTGAATGGATACTGCTCAGATATCACAAGAACCGTTGCCTTTGGAAATGTGGATGAGCAGCAACAGGAAATCTATGAAACGGTATTGAAAGCGCAGCTTGCTGCTGTGGATATCTGTAAACCTGGTGTAGAAATCGGGCAGATTGATCGCACAGCCCGCTCGATCATAACAGAAAGTGGCTATGGAGAATTCTTTACACACCGCATCGGCCATGGCCTTGGCATTGAAGTGCACGAGTATCCATCCATGAATGAAACGAACACGATGAAACTGCAAAAAGGGATGGCATTTACGATTGAACCTGGAATCTACAAACCAGGAGTAGGCGGCGTACGTATCGAGGATGATATTTTGGTAACGGACAGCGGAATCGAATTGTTGACAAGCTACCCGAAAGATTTACAGATCATTAAGTCATAAATAAAAAACAGGTATCCATGTCTCTCATGGGTACCTGTTTTTTTATAAAAGTCAATTAGCTTTTTACTAAAAGATTGCTTGCACTCTCATACGCCAATCCGTGAGACTCAGCTACTGCCGCATATGTTACATATCCGTCCAGCGTGTTGATTCCCTTTAGGATTGCTTCATTATCCAAGGAAGCTTGTTTGTAGCCTTTGTTGGCAATTTGCACCGCATAAGGTACCGTTACATTCGTCAATGCGATTGTAGATGTACGTGGAACAGCACCCGGCATGTTTGCAACGGCATAGTGAACTACTTCATGCTTCACATAAGTAGGGTCATCATGCGTGGTGATGCGATCTGTTGTTTCAAAAATTCCACCCTGGTCAATTGCGATATCCACCACAACAGAACCTGCACCCATGGATTGAATCATTTCCTCTGTTACAAGTTTTGGCGCTTTAGCACCTGGAATAAGAACCGCACCAATAACAAGGTCTGATTCTTTTACTGCGATTTCAAGGTTTAACGGGTTACTCATAAGTGTCTGGATGTCTTTTCCGAAAATATCATCCAGCTGACGAAGACGGTCCGGGTTCAAGTCAAGGATTGTCACGTCTGCGCCAAGTCCGATTGCCATCTTGGCAGCATTCGTACCAGCGACACCTCCACCGATTATCGTTACCTTCCCGCGGCGAACACCAGGAACACCTCCTAGAAGAATCCCTTTACCGCCCTTGATTTTTTCAAGGAACTGAGCACCAATTTGCGTTGCCATACGTCCAGCTACTTCACTCATCGGCGTCAACAATGGCAGGGAACCGTTTGGAAGTTGTACCGTTTCATAGGCAATACCCACCACTTTGTTATCAATCAAAGCCTTTGTTAATTCCGGTTCTGGAGCAAGGTGCAGATAAGTGAAAAGGATTAACCCCTCACGGAAATAGCTATATTCAGAAGGAAGCGGCTCTTTCACCTTCATGACCATATCCATGGACCATGCTTCTTCTGCTGTTTCCACCATTTTCGCACCAGCTTGTACATATTGCTCATCCGTAAAGCCAGATCCGATACCAGCTTCTTTTTCTATGTATACTTCATGTCCGAAGCCAACAAGGTTCACTACACCTGCAGGCGTCATCGCAACACGGTTTTCGTTGTTTTTTATCTCTCTAGGTACTCCAATTCTCATGGAACAAATACCTCCCTCTTCATAATCACAAAGCGTTAAGACGTAACTAATATAACATTAAACTAGAAAATGTAAAATAGTTTTTTATGCATTTTTGTAAGCGCTTTAAAACAGGCGGAATTATCTATATTATCTAAATTTAGAGGTAAAAATTCCTTGGGTTATCGGAAACGGTTGATAACCTCTACTCCCCCTGTTACTTCCAGCACTGCTCCTGTGATCATATCAGAGTTTTCTTCACATAAAAATTCAATGGCCCTTGCAATATCTTCACCTGTCCCAGATCGTCCGACCGGGGTATTCTTGGAGTCGTCCAAGCCTCTCGCATGTTCAATTGTCGACTCTTTCATCTCCCCCACAATATTACCAGGGCAGATCATATTGGCTGTGATTCCATGTTCGGCTTCTTCAATCGCGATGGACTTTGTCAACGATACAAGTCCAACCTTCGCAGCTGCAAATGCAGATCGATATATCCAACCTGGAGACGATTCCGCTCCTTGAAAACCGTATGTGATAATGCGCCCGAATCGCTGTTCTCTCATGAAAGGGATTGTTTTACGGAAAAGATGAAAAACGGCACTAAGATTGCCTTCTATCATTTCATACCACTCTTCATCTGAGTAGTCAGCTAATTTCTTTCGTTCAAAAATATAAGGTCCTGCGTTATTAATTAAATAATCAATCCTTCCGAAGCGTTCTACCACTTCGTCTATGAATTGTTGCATCTGTTCTTTTTTCGTTACGTCACCTTGAAAGAAGTGTAGTCTGCTTTCTCCAAAGTGATTCCATTCCTTTTTAAGTTTTTCGATTGTTTCCGTATCATTTCTATAATTTATCGAAACGGAACATCCTTTGTTCAACAACTGTTCCGTCACTTTTTTTCCAAGTCCTTTGGAACCAGCTGTAATTACGGCATGTCTCAAACTGGATTCCCCCTTAATAGAATTGCTTACCTCTATATTTTCTTGTAAATCGATAAAATTTACAACATATAACCCGTTAAGATACGATAAAATGATTGTTAGGTACACGAAAGAAAGGAGTATGACCTTTTTATGGCTAAAGCACAAACGGTGGCATTGCCTCCTCGAAGCCGGATAGAGCGGTTCGGTTTAGAAGCCGTTCCACAAGAATTAAGAAAAACACGTTGGTATGAATATGTCATCATCCAGGTTGCATTTTCGGTGAATGCAGGGAACTTCCTTGTCCCGGCGCTTGCTGTCATTCAAGGGGGACTCAACTTTTACGCAGCCTTTCTCTCCACTATTTTTGGTGCAACACTCGCCTTTTTATTTGTTTCCTATTTATCATTACCTGGTGCCGAGCGGGGAATTCCCTCTCAATTTGCCATCCGGTCCATTATCGGCATAAAGGGATCAAGATACATTTCCTCCCCGATTCGTACCATTACATCCCTCTACTGGTTTTCTGTCCAGACCATAGGTGGTACGTTGGTGGTTCAATTTATTCTTGAAAGAGCCTTTCAGTTCTCTATGCCATTTTACATAATCGCGATGATTTTAGCATTGATCATGAGCGGACTTGCACTTGTGGGATTTGTTGCGGTAAAAAGGGCGACCAAGTACTTTATGCCATGGCTGATTCTTGGACAGCTAGTGATGCTCTATCTTTTACTCACTAAAGGAATGAGTATAGATCCTGCTGTAAAAATGGACGGTGGCTGGAACCTTCCCGTCATGGGCTTTTTTGCAAGTCTTGCTTTTGTTCAATATGTATCTGGTGTGTCCTCATCAGCAGATGTGACAAGGTACGCCGTTACTTCCAGACAAGGGTTCTGGGGGTTATTCAGCGGAAATGTTTTAGGCTTTATTCTTACTGCTTTTTTCGGAGCTTACACAGCCAGCCTGACAGGAAATCTGAATCCGTTTATTGCAACAAGCGAAATGACCAACTCCGGCCTATTTACCGCGATCATTTTAGGTGCGGCCATCTTATCGATGGTTTCCATTAACTTGAGCAATGCCTATACCGGTGGATTTAGTCTGTTGAATTCTTTACCGCAACTTGGGAGGGTGAAAAGTTCCATGCTTTTCGGGGCTGCGGGAATACTATTATCCTTGTCACCTGCCTTAGTGGAGGAAGCAGAACGGTATATTTCCTTGATTGGAGCATTTGTCATACCTTTATCTGCTGTCATTATCACTGATTTTCTTTTTATAAAAAAGAGGCAGATTGAAGTTAGTGAGGGATTACCTTCTTATAATAAAATTGCGTTTGTTTGTATTGGGATTGGGATAGGCATTTATTTGCTCTTGCCGGAAGGCTTATCTCCTGGTTTCTTGGCTTTCCTTATCACAGGGGCCGTTTATTTCTTTTCTATAAAAAAATCACAAAAATAGGTGCCTGTAGATGGCACCTGTTTTTGTGTTTATTCATGGGAAGTTTGTTCGCTCTCGCCTTCTACCGGTTGGTATGCATTGGAGCTGTATTGCTCGCCGACTACTCCGCTTGAGTATGCATCAGTAATTTGATTGTGAACCTCATTCACAGCATTATCATCATAAGAAAAAATTTCCTTTGGGTCTTTTTTCTTCATAGTGGGTTCCACCTTTCAACTAAGTATCCATCCTAGTTTGTGTTGAGTGACACTCATTTAAAGGTGGTAAAAATTACAGGGTGAATGGATAGAATGTTTATCACAGTTGTTATACAATGAGTTAAAACAGGGAGCAAAGGAAGGAAGTAGCGATGTTTTCTTTTGTAAAAGATCCAAGGCTTGGAATATCATTGCCGCGGTTGGATTTAGATTGGAATGAATACAACAAAGAAACACAGCAGGATATTTTATTGAAATGGGAAAAGATACGCGGGAGCATTCCGGACCGTATTAAAGAGTTAGAAGAAGAGATTAATTTTAAGCAGGCTCAATTGAATGATGAAGCAGATTTTGAACGGTCTTGCGAGTTGAATTCCGAAATTGCAGATCATGCTAGCGTTATTAATGATTTATGGTTGTGGTATCGTATGAATCAACATGTATCATCATCTAAAGTACATTCATAAAAGGCGAATATCCGTTGTGGATATTCGCCTTTTCCTTAAAACATTTCGCATTCTGATTCGTCTAGTTCTCCGTTTTCTACTAGGTGTCTCATCATGTAGTAGTAATGGGAGAATTCTGAGACTTCTTTGGTCCAGTAATAATTTGTTCCAGCAGCTGTTATCATGCCGAGAAGTGGGACGTTATTTACTTTTTGACGGCCAATCACAGCGACAAATAGCAGCTTGATCAGGTGCATTAAAGGCTGTTGAAGCCAAACAGTCGGGTGATCTTTGTCTGTCAATACGTCAAAATAATGATCGATATCCTGTCCAAGCTCACCTTTCAATGTTTCCCAACGTTCATGCTGATATTTTTTCGGTATGGTCGCACCATAAAATAATTGTAATGACTTTACCATTTCTAACGGCGTACTTGCCCTGTAGCCGTAAGACATCGCAACAAGCTGCGTGGTCCGGATGTTTAGTGCTGCAAAAGCCGGGATGTCTATAGCAAGGGTGGATAGTTTCGCCGTCCCTGTCATTCCACCTTGGATCACCGAATAAAGCTTTTGTTTGGCAATCTGTTGTTCCGCGATGAATGCCTTTTGTGATAGAGGCAGTTCGCGTATATCTTCAATTTTTTCAATATCTTCCCTATAGCTTCTTGCCATATTGACAATCCGTTCTTCTGCTTGCTGTTGGAAGGAGGACTGCTGGATGATACCGTGCAAATGAAATAACCATGTGTCAATTTGAGCAAAAAATAATTGCTTTTTATCGTCTGACAGCAGATCAAATGCCTTGTCCACCCAATGGTCCAATGTATCTGAAAATTGGGTTGGTTCGTATGTATACAGTTTTTCTTCCCAATGTGAAAGTTTATGTTTCCATTGTTCTTCCCTACTTATATTGGACACAGCTCTTCCCCTCACTTTTCCATCTGCTAGTTTTCTCCATTATACCATAGCGGTTCCGCACAAAAAAACAGTCCCCAACCTGTTGTCGTATTAAACAGGTTGGGGACTGTAGCTTATAATGCTATTTTCATTACGTCTCTAGCAATCATCACTTCTTCATTCGTAGGAATGATGATGACTTTTACTGGAGAGTGCGGGTAGTTAATAAATGCTTCTTTACCACGAACTTTGTTCAAAGCAGGATCCCAGTATACACCCATGAATTCAAGTCCTTGTAGAACTCTTGCACGGATTACATCACTGTTCTCACCAATACCTGCAGTAAAGATGATCGCATCCACTCCATACATTCTCGCAGCATAAGAGCCAATATATTTATGGATACGGCTTGCGAATACTTCTAGAGCAAGCTCTGCACGTTCGTTTCCTTCTTTGGCAGCAGATTCAATATCACGAAGGTCACTGGAGAAACCAGATACTCCAAGGATACCACTGCGCTTGTTCAAGACTTCTAATACTTCGTCGGCTGTCTTGCCTGTTTTCTCCATGATAAATGGAATCAAAGCAGGGTCAATATTACCAGAGCGAGTTCCCATTGCTACACCCGCAAGTGGTGTGAAGCCCAT
Proteins encoded in this region:
- a CDS encoding EcsC family protein; the protein is MSNISREEQWKHKLSHWEEKLYTYEPTQFSDTLDHWVDKAFDLLSDDKKQLFFAQIDTWLFHLHGIIQQSSFQQQAEERIVNMARSYREDIEKIEDIRELPLSQKAFIAEQQIAKQKLYSVIQGGMTGTAKLSTLAIDIPAFAALNIRTTQLVAMSYGYRASTPLEMVKSLQLFYGATIPKKYQHERWETLKGELGQDIDHYFDVLTDKDHPTVWLQQPLMHLIKLLFVAVIGRQKVNNVPLLGMITAAGTNYYWTKEVSEFSHYYYMMRHLVENGELDESECEMF